A region from the Benincasa hispida cultivar B227 chromosome 10, ASM972705v1, whole genome shotgun sequence genome encodes:
- the LOC120088941 gene encoding uncharacterized protein LOC120088941: protein MNANQTVVLDFLRGSMENEHKARLPKPPTRLQKQAPASLHLDQLSSVSMSSGSADTCSKAILPLLSPLPLSPQPLPEIDGNRISANGNAADGGGGNGDQRGIGFAAPGGWQHPAVAATFPDPSTLFTFFQSQCIVTSNTP from the coding sequence ATGAATGCAAATCAGACTGTCGTCCTTGATTTTCTCAGAGGCTCAATGGAGAACGAACACAAAGCTAGATTACCTAAACCTCCAACCAGGTTACAGAAACAGGCGCCGGCGAGTCTTCATCTCGATCAACTGTCAAGCGTCTCAATGTCTTCTGGTAGTGCCGACACTTGTTCGAAGGCGATTCTTCCTCTCCTATCGCCACTCCCTTTATCGCCTCAACCGTTGCCTGAAATTGACGGAAATAGAATATCCGCGAACGGAAATGCCGCAGACGGCGGCGGTGGTAATGGCGATCAAAGAGGTATAGGTTTTGCAGCTCCCGGTGGCTGGCAACATCCGGCAGTGGCGGCGACATTCCCCGATCCTTCCACATTGTTTACTTTCTTTCAATCACAATGCATTGTAACCAGTAACACACCGTAA
- the LOC120088269 gene encoding transcription initiation factor IIA subunit 1-like translates to MATSTSSIYINVIEDVINKLREEFVDNGPGEDVLKELQGMWEAKMMQAGAVTGPIERSAPSKPTPGGPITPVHDLNVPYEGTEEYETPTADLLFPPTPLQTPIQTPLPGTADNAMYNIPTGPSDHSASGTDASPAATTPGGSTNNNVEVRSGRPTPYMQPPSWMGQRTPVDVNIAYVEGRDEPDRGATGAHPSLTQDFFMMNSGKRKRDDFASQYQANGFIPQQDGAGDAVNSVFEIEISGCNASDGRPGFITSAKSPTSSHIERSLLKIPQLDGPMPDPYDDVLSTPNIYNYQGVFNEDYNIANTPAPNDPPVSTPAVVTQDDVGEEEEDDEPSLNEDDDDDDLDDVDQGEELSTQHLVLAQFDKVTRTKSRWKCTLKDGIMHINNKDILFNKATGEFDF, encoded by the exons ATGGCGACTTCCACGAGCTCTATCTACATCAATGTTATCGAGGATGTTATTAACAAGCTTCGCGAAGAGTTCGTTGATAATGGTCCTGGGGAGGACGTTCTCAAGGAGCTTCAAGGA ATGTGGGAGGCGAAAATGATGCAAGCGGGTGCCGTAACCGGTCCCATAGAGAGGTCTGCACCATCTAAGCCCACACCCGGAGGTCCTATAACTCCAGTTCACGATCTCAATGTTCCGTATGAGGGTACTGAAGAGTACGAAACTCCCACAGCTGATTTACTTTTTCCGCCG ACGCCACTACAGACTCCAATTCAAACCCCTTTACCGGGAACTGCTGACAACGCGATGTATAATATTCCTACTGGACCCAGTGACCACTCTGCATCTGGAACTGATGCTTCTCCAGCTGCTACCACTCCTGGAGGTAGCACTAATAATAATGTTGAGGTCAGATCTGGAAGGCCAACCCCATATATG CAACCACCTTCTTGGATGGGTCAAAGAACTCCTGTAGACGTTAATATTG CCTACGTGGAGGGGCGTGATGAACCAGACAGGGGAGCCACTGGTGCTCACCCATCCCTTACACAG GacttttttatgatgaactcTGGGAAGCGTAAGCGTGATGATTTTGCTTCCCAGTACCAGGCTAATGGGTTTATACCACAGCAAGATGGAGCTGGAGATGCTGTCAATAGTGTTTTTGAGATTGAG ATAAGTGGATGCAATGCTTCTGATGGAAGGCCTGGCTTTATCACTTCTGCAAAGAGTCCAACATCATCACATATTGAAAGATCATTATTGAAGATTCCACAACTTGATGGACCGATGCCTGATCCTTATGATGATGTGCTTTCGACCCCCAAT ATATACAATTACCAGGGTGTCTTCAATGAAGACTACAACATAGCAAATACACCAGCACCTAATG ACCCACCAGTTAGCACTCCTGCTGTTGTCACTCAGGATGATGTTGGTGAGGAGGAGGAGGATGATGAGCCTTCATTGAACGAAGACGACGATGACGATGATTTGGATGATGTGGATCAGGGAGAGGAATTGAGCACACAACATTTAGTTTTAGCTCAGTTTGACAAG GTTACTCGTACCAAGAGTAGGTGGAAATGTACACTAAAGGATGGAATTATGCATATTAACAACAAGGACATTCTCTTCAACAAG GCGACTGGGGAATTCGACTTCTGA